The following are encoded together in the Acidobacteriota bacterium genome:
- a CDS encoding N(4)-(beta-N-acetylglucosaminyl)-L-asparaginase: MSISRRDFLATTAMTSVSLALAGQQPGSSDKPAGKQPAATGKRPVIICKTTGNQAIDGAYQMLLRGGDTLDAALFVCKAQEDDPTDDSVGLGGLPNEDGVVELDACCMHGPTRRAGAVGGVRNIKNVCLVAKAVMERTGHVMLVAEGAERFAVAEGFPRENLLTDRSRRIWLLWKETMSDRDWWGPGLASPEWKYPASAPQATAPQAAVPPAGASGADVWQQKLERMREVATRVGIPEAEQMEAIRKVLHPPTGTIHVSVVNDKGEMSGATTTSGLAWKLSGRLGDSPIIGAGCYTDQDVGSAGATGSGEENIKVAGAHSIVENMRKGMSPQEAGLEVLGRIARNYNNDWNKLRFIDMVYYILRKDGGYAGVSFWSHSESGARRKFAVHDGNKRVEETVAVKQGSGIDWPPAPALPKVAAAR, encoded by the coding sequence ATGTCCATCTCACGCCGCGATTTTCTCGCCACCACCGCCATGACCTCCGTCTCGCTCGCGCTGGCAGGGCAGCAGCCCGGATCGTCTGATAAGCCCGCCGGCAAGCAGCCGGCGGCGACCGGGAAGCGTCCGGTGATCATCTGCAAGACCACCGGCAACCAGGCCATCGACGGCGCTTACCAGATGCTGCTGCGCGGCGGCGACACGCTCGATGCCGCGCTCTTCGTCTGCAAGGCGCAGGAGGACGATCCCACGGACGATTCCGTCGGGCTCGGCGGGCTACCCAACGAAGACGGCGTGGTCGAACTCGATGCCTGCTGCATGCATGGGCCGACGCGGCGTGCAGGCGCGGTGGGCGGCGTCCGCAACATCAAGAACGTGTGCCTGGTCGCGAAGGCGGTGATGGAGCGAACCGGCCACGTGATGCTGGTGGCGGAAGGCGCCGAGCGCTTTGCCGTGGCCGAAGGGTTTCCGCGGGAGAACCTGCTCACCGACCGTTCGCGGCGCATCTGGCTGCTGTGGAAAGAGACGATGTCCGACCGTGATTGGTGGGGGCCGGGACTGGCTTCGCCGGAGTGGAAGTATCCGGCGAGTGCACCCCAGGCGACTGCACCACAGGCGGCTGTGCCACCGGCGGGCGCGTCGGGCGCCGATGTATGGCAACAGAAGCTCGAGCGGATGCGCGAGGTCGCGACGCGCGTGGGCATTCCCGAGGCCGAGCAGATGGAGGCGATCCGCAAAGTGCTGCATCCGCCGACCGGGACGATCCACGTCTCGGTGGTGAACGATAAGGGAGAGATGTCGGGCGCGACCACGACCTCAGGACTGGCTTGGAAACTTTCCGGACGTCTTGGCGATTCGCCCATCATCGGCGCCGGCTGCTACACCGACCAGGACGTTGGGTCCGCCGGCGCGACCGGCTCGGGAGAAGAGAACATCAAGGTCGCGGGCGCGCATTCCATCGTGGAGAACATGCGGAAAGGGATGTCGCCGCAGGAGGCGGGCCTCGAGGTGCTCGGCCGCATCGCGCGCAACTACAACAACGACTGGAACAAGCTGCGCTTCATCGACATGGTGTATTACATCCTGCGCAAAGACGGCGGCTACGCCGGTGTTTCCTTCTGGAGCCACTCGGAGAGCGGCGCACGGCGCAAGTTCGCCGTGCACGATGGCAACAAGCGCGTCGAGGAGACGGTGGCGGTCAAGCAGGGGAGCGGCATCGATTGGCCTCCCGCGCCGGCGCTGCCGAAGGTGGCAGCGGCGCGCTGA
- the glpX gene encoding class II fructose-bisphosphatase, producing MPFSKRDFEAGKIMTTAADVKRKDVKHKNKDTNGFAKNLEFELALEFVRVVEDAAIASAHTMGQGDREGADHAATEAMRGTMDSVPMRGTIVIGEGERDEAPMLYIGEKVGAGWREGAAFPEVDIAVDPLEGTNLCATGSPNAITVLAASEKDGLLHAPDCYMEKLVVGPSCKDVVSLDAPVKDNLKAIAKRLDRSVEDLVVMVLDRDRHKRLIDDIRTAGARIKLISDGDLSAGIAAAVVGTGVHAVMGTGGAPEGVITAAAMRCLNGEIFARLVIDTPELEARIAKMGIKDKKKIYTSKDLAPGTHIIFAATGVTEGTLMKGVRFFGEGTRTSSLVMTLDSGKVRFVDSIHLAKKPDVKVRFS from the coding sequence ATGCCTTTTAGCAAAAGAGATTTCGAGGCCGGGAAGATCATGACCACGGCTGCGGACGTGAAGCGCAAAGACGTGAAGCACAAGAATAAAGACACGAACGGTTTCGCCAAGAACCTCGAGTTCGAACTCGCGCTCGAGTTCGTGCGCGTGGTCGAAGATGCCGCCATCGCGTCCGCTCACACCATGGGACAGGGCGACCGCGAGGGCGCGGACCACGCCGCCACCGAAGCCATGCGCGGCACCATGGATTCGGTGCCCATGCGCGGCACCATCGTCATCGGCGAGGGCGAGCGCGACGAGGCCCCCATGCTCTACATCGGCGAGAAAGTCGGCGCCGGCTGGCGCGAGGGCGCGGCCTTCCCCGAGGTCGATATCGCTGTGGATCCGCTCGAGGGCACCAACCTGTGCGCCACCGGGTCGCCCAATGCCATCACCGTGCTCGCGGCTTCCGAAAAAGACGGCTTACTCCACGCGCCCGACTGCTACATGGAAAAGCTCGTCGTCGGACCCTCCTGCAAAGACGTCGTCAGCCTCGACGCACCCGTGAAAGACAATCTCAAAGCCATAGCGAAGCGATTAGATCGCAGCGTGGAAGACCTGGTCGTGATGGTGCTCGACCGCGACCGCCACAAGAGGCTGATCGACGACATTCGCACCGCCGGCGCGCGCATCAAGCTCATCAGTGACGGCGACCTTTCCGCCGGCATCGCCGCTGCCGTGGTCGGCACCGGCGTCCACGCGGTCATGGGAACGGGCGGCGCGCCCGAGGGCGTGATCACCGCCGCCGCCATGCGCTGCTTGAATGGCGAGATCTTTGCGCGCCTGGTCATCGACACTCCCGAACTCGAAGCCCGCATCGCCAAGATGGGCATCAAGGACAAGAAGAAGATCTACACCTCGAAAGACCTTGCTCCGGGCACGCACATCATCTTCGCCGCCACCGGCGTGACCGAAGGCACGCTGATGAAGGGTGTCCGTTTCTTCGGCGAGGGCACGCGCACCTCTTCCCTGGTCATGACGCTCGATAGCGGCAAGGTGCGCTTCGTCGATTCCATCCACCTGGCCAAGAAGCCGGACGTGAAGGTGCGGTTCTCGTAG
- a CDS encoding acyl-CoA dehydrogenase family protein: MAFKFKGVDFIEFDSLLSDDERLVRNNTRDFIEDNLIPIIEQCNRDGRFPKELIKPFGEMGFYGASLKGYGCAGMSNVEYGLVMQELERGDSGIRSFVSVQSALCMYPIYEFGSDEQKQKYLPGMQKGEILGCFGLTEPQFGSNPGGMLTKAKKVGNEYVLNGEKMWITSGSIANIAIIWAKVEDEDNKVRGFIVETDRPGFSAFDVHGKWSLRASVTSGLAMQDVKIPASNLLPKSGGLKSPLMCLNQARYGIAWGGIGAAMSCYDTALQYAKERKQFRNQPIASHQLVQEKLAWMISEITKAQLLVLQVGRLKDAGKSQHYHISMAKRNNIWMALECARMARDILGANGIADDYPIMRHMMNLESVKTYEGTHDIHTLIIGSQITGIDAF; the protein is encoded by the coding sequence ATGGCATTCAAGTTCAAGGGAGTGGACTTCATCGAGTTCGATTCCCTGCTCAGTGATGACGAGCGCTTGGTCCGCAACAACACGCGCGACTTCATCGAAGACAACCTCATCCCCATCATCGAGCAGTGCAACCGTGACGGCCGCTTTCCCAAGGAGCTCATCAAACCCTTTGGCGAGATGGGCTTCTACGGCGCCTCGCTCAAGGGATACGGCTGCGCCGGCATGTCCAACGTGGAATACGGCCTGGTCATGCAGGAGCTGGAGCGCGGCGATTCGGGCATCCGCAGCTTCGTGAGCGTGCAGTCCGCGCTCTGCATGTATCCCATCTATGAGTTCGGTTCCGACGAGCAGAAGCAGAAATACCTGCCCGGCATGCAGAAGGGCGAGATCCTCGGCTGTTTCGGCCTGACCGAGCCGCAGTTCGGCTCGAACCCCGGCGGCATGCTGACCAAAGCCAAGAAGGTGGGCAACGAGTACGTGCTCAATGGCGAGAAGATGTGGATCACCTCCGGCTCCATCGCCAACATCGCCATCATCTGGGCCAAGGTCGAAGATGAGGACAACAAGGTCCGCGGCTTCATCGTCGAGACCGACCGCCCCGGCTTCAGCGCTTTCGACGTCCACGGCAAGTGGTCGCTGCGTGCTTCGGTAACGTCGGGCTTGGCCATGCAAGACGTGAAGATCCCCGCATCCAACCTGCTGCCCAAGTCCGGCGGGCTCAAGTCGCCGCTCATGTGTCTGAACCAGGCGCGCTACGGCATCGCGTGGGGCGGCATCGGCGCGGCGATGAGCTGTTACGACACCGCGCTGCAGTATGCCAAGGAGCGCAAGCAGTTCCGCAACCAGCCCATCGCATCTCACCAACTGGTGCAGGAGAAGCTGGCTTGGATGATCAGTGAGATCACCAAGGCGCAGTTGCTGGTGCTGCAGGTCGGACGCCTGAAAGATGCGGGCAAGTCGCAGCACTACCACATCTCGATGGCCAAGCGGAACAACATCTGGATGGCGCTCGAGTGCGCTCGCATGGCGCGTGACATCCTGGGCGCGAATGGCATCGCCGACGACTATCCCATCATGCGCCACATGATGAACCTGGAGTCGGTGAAGACGTATGAAGGCACGCACGACATCCACACGCTGATCATCGGAAGTCAGATAACCGGGATAGACGCTTTTTGA
- the pyrF gene encoding orotidine-5'-phosphate decarboxylase, with product MTLLSPADRLIVALDVATVSDAQRIVGAVGESATTYKVGKQLFVAEGPRAVRDLLSSGRKVFLDLKFHDIPNTVAGAVKAAADLGVTMLTVHAAGGSKMMAAAVAAAEAAAASAPNPKAKPLVLAVTVLTSMGEEDLAEIGVSGRPLDQVLRLAALARAAGCGGVVASPAEVAELRRELGEGFAIVTPGVRPAGAAQGDQARVATPAQAIKAGATYLVVGRPITEAADPGKAAKEILAEIAGA from the coding sequence ATGACGCTTCTCTCCCCCGCCGACCGGCTCATCGTCGCCCTCGACGTTGCCACCGTCTCCGACGCCCAGCGCATCGTCGGGGCAGTCGGAGAGAGCGCCACCACCTACAAGGTCGGCAAGCAGCTCTTCGTGGCCGAAGGGCCCCGCGCCGTCCGCGACCTCCTCAGCTCAGGCCGCAAGGTCTTCCTCGACCTGAAATTCCACGATATCCCTAACACCGTAGCCGGAGCGGTCAAGGCCGCGGCCGACCTCGGTGTGACCATGCTCACGGTCCACGCCGCCGGCGGATCCAAAATGATGGCGGCTGCAGTCGCGGCCGCCGAAGCGGCAGCCGCCAGCGCCCCCAATCCAAAGGCCAAGCCCCTCGTGCTGGCCGTCACCGTCCTGACCAGCATGGGAGAGGAAGACCTCGCCGAGATCGGCGTCAGCGGACGTCCCCTCGACCAGGTCCTGCGTCTCGCCGCCCTCGCCCGCGCCGCTGGATGCGGCGGCGTGGTCGCGTCTCCCGCAGAGGTCGCCGAGTTGCGCCGCGAGCTGGGTGAGGGCTTCGCCATCGTCACCCCCGGCGTCCGCCCGGCGGGCGCCGCCCAGGGCGACCAGGCGCGCGTCGCGACCCCGGCGCAGGCGATCAAGGCGGGCGCGACCTATCTCGTCGTCGGACGCCCTATCACCGAGGCCGCCGACCCGGGCAAGGCCGCGAAGGAGATCCTGGCTGAGATCGCTGGGGCATAG
- a CDS encoding septal ring lytic transglycosylase RlpA family protein — MRRVLASLLATLFLVAITAAEPVSRGFSSAVSTPKPYQIGRASWYGKQFHGRSTASGEPYDMFQFTAAHRQLPLGTWVRVTNLRNGRSITVRVNDRGPYVGNRIIDLSYGAAQMLELRARGTEKVRIDIVNGEEVTSAMAGR, encoded by the coding sequence ATGCGACGAGTACTAGCTAGCCTCCTGGCAACGCTGTTTCTGGTTGCCATCACGGCGGCGGAACCCGTTTCAAGAGGCTTCAGCTCCGCTGTATCCACTCCCAAGCCCTACCAGATCGGCAGAGCTTCCTGGTACGGGAAGCAGTTTCACGGCAGGTCCACTGCCAGCGGCGAACCCTACGACATGTTCCAGTTCACCGCCGCTCACCGGCAACTTCCTCTAGGCACATGGGTTAGGGTCACGAACTTGCGGAACGGCCGTTCCATCACCGTACGCGTGAACGACCGCGGCCCCTACGTCGGGAACCGCATCATCGACCTCTCCTACGGCGCTGCCCAAATGCTCGAATTGCGGGCCCGGGGCACGGAGAAGGTCCGGATCGATATCGTCAACGGCGAGGAAGTAACCTCAGCTATGGCAGGCCGGTAG
- the thiD gene encoding bifunctional hydroxymethylpyrimidine kinase/phosphomethylpyrimidine kinase, with amino-acid sequence MPPLIILSIAGFDPSSGAGVTADIKTIAAHGCYGVACITGLTVQSTQGVRRAEPVAGKLIRDTLKELAADFTFSGVRIGMLASADGVAAVVEFLKAHKIPNVVLDPAIRATSGAPLLDKAGIEKMRKELLPLATVITPNIDEAATLAGMSVTNVEQMKAAAAALHQLGAKNVVVTGGHLDKPVDVLSTAGGKVEEFTLEKVNSTSTHGTGCAFATALACHLAGGRDLDDAVVMAKAYVTNAIARAQSVGKGAGPVNHLFRMDDQPRQAQDALDKTH; translated from the coding sequence ATGCCGCCACTGATCATCCTCTCCATCGCAGGCTTCGACCCATCGTCGGGCGCGGGGGTCACGGCTGACATCAAGACCATCGCCGCGCACGGCTGTTATGGCGTCGCTTGCATTACCGGGCTGACGGTGCAGTCTACCCAAGGGGTGCGCCGGGCGGAGCCGGTGGCCGGCAAGCTCATCCGCGACACGCTCAAGGAACTGGCTGCTGACTTCACGTTCTCCGGCGTGCGCATCGGCATGCTGGCCTCCGCCGACGGCGTGGCCGCGGTGGTCGAGTTCCTCAAGGCGCACAAGATCCCGAACGTGGTGCTCGATCCCGCGATCCGCGCGACCTCAGGCGCTCCGCTGCTCGATAAGGCGGGCATCGAGAAGATGCGCAAAGAACTGCTGCCGCTCGCGACCGTGATCACGCCCAACATCGACGAAGCCGCCACGCTCGCGGGCATGTCCGTGACCAACGTGGAGCAGATGAAGGCCGCGGCCGCCGCGCTGCACCAGCTGGGAGCGAAAAACGTGGTCGTGACCGGCGGACACCTCGACAAGCCGGTGGACGTGCTCAGCACGGCCGGCGGCAAGGTGGAAGAGTTCACCTTGGAGAAGGTGAATTCGACCTCGACCCACGGGACGGGCTGCGCCTTCGCGACTGCGTTGGCCTGCCATCTCGCCGGCGGGCGCGACCTCGACGACGCGGTCGTGATGGCCAAGGCCTACGTGACCAACGCCATCGCGCGCGCACAGAGCGTGGGCAAGGGCGCCGGTCCGGTGAACCACCTCTTCCGGATGGACGACCAGCCGCGCCAGGCGCAGGACGCGCTGGACAAGACGCATTAA
- a CDS encoding PspC domain-containing protein: MYCNYCGKVIQDDADLCAYCGRRVGAVAARKQLLRSRTDRKVAGVCAGLAEYFDLDVTLVRVLWVVFTLVPPAPMLLAYIILWIVMPEEPLRTGDTVVVAVPSDGSSSAGPGMGPQATSN, encoded by the coding sequence ATGTACTGCAACTATTGTGGCAAGGTCATCCAGGATGACGCCGACCTCTGCGCCTATTGCGGCCGGCGCGTAGGGGCGGTCGCGGCGCGCAAGCAATTGCTGCGCTCGCGCACCGATCGCAAGGTCGCGGGCGTGTGCGCCGGACTGGCCGAATACTTCGATCTCGACGTCACCCTGGTGCGCGTGCTCTGGGTGGTGTTCACGCTGGTGCCACCGGCGCCGATGCTGCTCGCCTACATCATCCTGTGGATCGTGATGCCGGAAGAGCCGTTGCGGACCGGGGACACGGTCGTCGTGGCGGTGCCGAGCGATGGGTCTTCGAGCGCAGGTCCGGGGATGGGTCCGCAGGCGACTTCGAACTGA
- a CDS encoding alpha/beta hydrolase: MLNVTSGDAIIFAEERGSGPPLVLLHPFPANHRFWQPVLPQLAQGYRVLMPDLRGSGESTAGEGPATMAKHAADVDRLCAAAGVNKAVLVGVSIGGYVLFEFWRRHAARVAGLVFSDTRATADTPEGRAARLKSTTEVQLHGPAAFVAGMAPKLLGETTRKHRPDVVRAAMAILNESTVAGVTALQLGMAERPDSVPTLKTITVPTLVMVGEEDTLTPPADAEQIHQGIAGSKLVKVPGAGHFSPFEQPEFVGKELRTFLDALPRWQ; this comes from the coding sequence ATGCTGAACGTCACCAGCGGCGACGCCATCATCTTCGCGGAAGAGCGGGGCAGCGGGCCGCCGCTGGTGCTGCTGCATCCGTTTCCCGCCAACCACAGATTCTGGCAGCCGGTGCTGCCGCAGCTCGCGCAGGGTTATCGCGTGCTCATGCCCGACTTGCGCGGGTCAGGGGAGTCGACCGCAGGCGAGGGTCCGGCGACGATGGCGAAGCACGCAGCCGACGTCGACCGTCTGTGCGCCGCCGCGGGAGTGAACAAGGCAGTCTTGGTGGGCGTCTCCATCGGCGGTTATGTCCTGTTCGAGTTCTGGCGGCGCCACGCCGCTCGCGTTGCCGGGCTGGTCTTCTCGGATACCCGCGCCACCGCAGACACGCCGGAAGGACGCGCGGCCCGGCTGAAATCCACCACGGAAGTGCAGTTGCATGGCCCGGCGGCGTTCGTTGCCGGCATGGCGCCCAAGCTCCTCGGTGAAACGACGCGCAAGCACCGTCCCGACGTGGTGCGCGCCGCCATGGCGATCCTGAATGAGAGCACGGTCGCCGGCGTGACGGCGCTGCAGCTGGGTATGGCGGAGCGTCCTGACTCGGTGCCGACGCTGAAGACCATCACTGTGCCCACGCTGGTGATGGTGGGCGAAGAGGACACGCTCACTCCGCCCGCCGACGCCGAGCAGATCCACCAGGGGATCGCCGGCAGCAAGCTGGTGAAGGTCCCCGGAGCCGGACACTTCTCACCCTTCGAGCAGCCCGAGTTTGTGGGGAAAGAGCTGCGGACTTTTCTGGACGCGCTGCCGCGCTGGCAGTAG
- a CDS encoding nucleotide sugar dehydrogenase — protein MSKQAQSGVPAAPSRSQGLSSQPLVSKIEARKARVGVIGLGYVGLPLALLFSEEKFPVTGFDVDARKVATLAEGGSYIYRIPPTDIQAARTRGFSATNDYAHIAEMDAVVICVPTPLNDMREPDLSYITATGEAIASHLRAGQLIVLESTTYPGTTEEILVPILEKNPSGLRAARNGGTDGDTGGGADRGADNGVFYVAFSPEREDPGNDTVARRDIPKVVGGLDARASEVAAALYRSIFNTVVPVSSPAAAEMTKLLENIYRCVNIALVNELKLLSLRMGIDIWEVIEAARTKPFGFQAFYPGPGLGGHCIPVDPFYLSWKAKQWDFHTRFIELAGEINTAMPYHVVAAVAKALNQHRKAVNGAKVLILGVAYKRDIDDLRESPALAIIELLQKEGAEVSYNDPYFPFVGRGRKYDLQMKCVPLDQLEQYDCVVIVTDHSDYDYARIVRESQLVVDTRNATKGLQSAKVVRC, from the coding sequence ATGTCCAAGCAGGCACAATCCGGCGTTCCGGCAGCGCCCTCGCGGTCACAGGGCTTGAGCTCGCAGCCTTTGGTTTCGAAGATCGAGGCGCGGAAGGCGCGCGTCGGCGTCATCGGCCTGGGCTACGTCGGCCTCCCGCTGGCGCTGCTCTTCAGTGAGGAAAAGTTCCCCGTCACTGGCTTTGACGTTGACGCTCGCAAGGTCGCGACCCTGGCCGAGGGTGGCTCGTACATCTATCGCATCCCGCCCACCGATATCCAGGCCGCGCGCACCCGCGGGTTTTCCGCCACCAACGATTACGCTCACATCGCGGAGATGGACGCCGTCGTGATCTGCGTCCCCACCCCGCTCAACGATATGCGCGAGCCCGACCTCAGCTACATCACCGCCACCGGGGAAGCCATCGCGTCTCACCTGCGCGCGGGACAGCTTATCGTGCTCGAGAGCACTACCTACCCCGGCACCACGGAAGAGATCCTGGTCCCTATCCTCGAAAAAAATCCTTCCGGCCTGCGCGCCGCGCGCAACGGGGGTACGGATGGGGACACGGGTGGGGGTGCGGATCGAGGTGCGGATAATGGCGTGTTCTATGTGGCCTTCTCGCCCGAGCGCGAGGATCCGGGCAACGACACCGTCGCCCGTCGCGACATCCCGAAAGTAGTCGGCGGGCTCGACGCGCGCGCCAGCGAAGTGGCGGCCGCGCTCTATCGCTCCATCTTCAACACCGTGGTGCCGGTCTCGAGCCCCGCAGCGGCGGAGATGACCAAGCTGCTCGAGAACATCTATCGCTGCGTGAACATCGCGCTGGTCAACGAGCTCAAGCTGCTTTCGCTCCGCATGGGCATCGATATCTGGGAGGTCATCGAAGCGGCCAGGACCAAGCCCTTCGGCTTCCAGGCCTTCTATCCCGGCCCCGGCCTCGGCGGACACTGCATCCCGGTCGACCCTTTCTATCTTTCCTGGAAGGCCAAGCAGTGGGACTTCCACACGCGCTTCATCGAGTTGGCCGGCGAGATCAACACCGCCATGCCCTATCACGTGGTCGCGGCGGTGGCGAAAGCCCTGAACCAGCACAGGAAGGCGGTGAACGGCGCGAAGGTCTTGATCCTCGGCGTCGCCTACAAGCGCGACATCGACGACCTGCGCGAATCGCCGGCACTCGCCATCATCGAGCTGCTGCAGAAGGAAGGCGCCGAGGTCAGCTACAACGACCCCTACTTCCCTTTCGTCGGACGCGGGCGCAAGTACGACCTGCAGATGAAGTGCGTGCCGCTCGACCAGCTCGAGCAATATGATTGCGTCGTCATCGTCACCGACCACAGCGACTATGATTACGCGCGCATCGTGCGCGAGTCGCAACTCGTCGTCGATACGCGCAACGCCACGAAGGGATTGCAGTCAGCAAAAGTCGTCCGTTGTTGA
- a CDS encoding FecR family protein yields the protein MLPRLGHALALGTLVFALATGAVAQVDADVYSKARIVRLSFVQGDVRMDRPDSGGLDTAFLNMPIVEGSRVVTGDDGFAELEFESGGTVRLTPGSELRVRELGLRGEHQVSMLEVGDGTVYCNVKKDSDDDFRVVVNGQEVRVAKSARFRIRGGRGNAEIAVTKGEVELIGSAQAVRIKKDETLTLDPQDPGRYFLARNVTPFSYDTWDRERDEYRERYVATSSSYRGYSSGYSYGVSDLNYYGSYINAAGYGYVWRPYGYSASWDPFSDGAWVWYPGYGYTWVSGYAWGWMPYRYGRWVYIGGYGWVWQPGNSWRRWNRCTAVYNPPHNYHLIAPPTGGGGHRGGGAGGGGGRVVVVGQGPFTGHGPGFKNDGDGLRPGGKRRVVVVTDGSGSGTPAPAVLTPGLGTPGTQTPGTQTPGTESVVEALRRVHGQDLGLPGRMRRQPADTAEPSTTTVAPTVSTPSVTTTTGSTGAGGSATTGGGTSPAKPTQQVITPPRPVRGSRSEEGVIMSPAGNTATTMPTTTITMPARPAQSAPAGPSQSSPSRPSQSAPSQPPTSSYRGGSSGGGGSSRSSSSASPSSGSSGRSSSPSAAPARGSSSSHKDPK from the coding sequence ATGCTTCCGAGATTGGGGCACGCCCTCGCTCTTGGGACTCTGGTCTTTGCGCTGGCTACCGGCGCCGTCGCGCAGGTGGATGCCGACGTTTATTCCAAAGCGCGCATCGTTCGTCTGAGCTTTGTCCAGGGCGACGTTCGTATGGACCGTCCCGACTCCGGCGGTCTCGATACCGCGTTCCTCAACATGCCGATCGTGGAAGGATCGCGCGTGGTCACCGGCGATGACGGTTTCGCGGAACTCGAGTTCGAATCGGGCGGCACGGTGCGGCTCACGCCGGGGAGCGAGCTGCGCGTCCGCGAACTGGGGTTGCGCGGCGAGCACCAGGTGAGCATGCTCGAAGTGGGCGACGGCACCGTTTACTGCAACGTGAAAAAAGATTCCGACGACGACTTCCGCGTCGTCGTCAACGGACAGGAAGTGCGGGTGGCCAAGTCCGCGCGCTTCCGCATCCGCGGCGGCCGCGGCAACGCCGAGATCGCGGTGACCAAGGGCGAGGTCGAGCTTATCGGCAGCGCGCAAGCGGTCCGCATCAAGAAAGATGAGACGCTCACGCTCGATCCGCAAGACCCGGGCCGCTACTTCCTCGCCCGCAATGTGACACCGTTTTCCTACGACACCTGGGACCGCGAGCGCGATGAATACCGCGAGCGCTACGTCGCGACCTCGAGCTCGTATCGCGGATATTCCTCCGGCTACAGCTACGGCGTGAGCGACCTGAACTATTACGGTAGCTACATCAACGCGGCGGGCTATGGGTATGTGTGGCGTCCTTATGGCTACTCCGCAAGCTGGGATCCGTTCTCGGATGGCGCGTGGGTGTGGTATCCGGGGTACGGCTACACCTGGGTCTCGGGATATGCGTGGGGATGGATGCCATATCGCTACGGGCGTTGGGTCTACATCGGCGGATACGGCTGGGTGTGGCAGCCGGGTAACTCCTGGCGCAGGTGGAACAGGTGTACTGCGGTCTACAATCCGCCGCACAACTATCATCTGATCGCGCCGCCAACCGGCGGTGGTGGTCATCGTGGTGGTGGCGCGGGCGGCGGTGGCGGACGTGTGGTGGTAGTGGGACAAGGGCCGTTCACCGGGCACGGCCCGGGCTTCAAGAATGATGGCGATGGGCTGCGGCCCGGTGGCAAGCGCCGCGTGGTCGTTGTTACCGACGGCAGCGGTAGCGGCACACCGGCGCCGGCGGTGCTGACGCCGGGATTGGGGACACCGGGAACGCAGACGCCAGGAACGCAGACGCCGGGAACGGAGTCCGTGGTCGAAGCGTTGCGCCGCGTGCACGGCCAGGACCTTGGCCTGCCGGGGCGCATGCGCCGGCAGCCAGCCGACACTGCGGAACCTTCGACCACAACGGTGGCGCCAACCGTAAGCACGCCAAGCGTGACCACAACGACAGGAAGCACGGGGGCGGGAGGCAGTGCGACCACCGGCGGCGGCACGAGCCCGGCGAAGCCAACGCAGCAAGTCATCACTCCGCCCAGACCGGTGCGCGGTTCCCGCTCCGAAGAGGGCGTGATTATGAGCCCGGCGGGGAATACGGCGACTACGATGCCCACGACGACGATCACGATGCCGGCGCGTCCGGCGCAGTCGGCGCCGGCAGGTCCATCGCAGTCATCGCCTTCGCGCCCATCGCAGTCTGCGCCTTCGCAACCCCCAACCTCCAGCTACCGTGGCGGGAGTTCGGGAGGCGGAGGGAGCTCGCGCAGCAGTTCGAGCGCGAGCCCGAGCTCGGGTTCCAGCGGCCGGAGCAGCAGTCCGTCGGCAGCACCGGCGCGAGGCTCGTCTTCATCGCATAAAGACCCGAAGTAG